A window of the Carassius auratus strain Wakin unplaced genomic scaffold, ASM336829v1 scaf_tig00006042, whole genome shotgun sequence genome harbors these coding sequences:
- the LOC113071134 gene encoding G-protein coupled receptor 4 yields MRNHFNVSTLDILSAPAIVGNACGIDFSQDGIFLPILYGIFFIIGTPLNLLALFGLYKLIQSENVLPVYVINLLIADLIQLLTLPLWMDYYANGHYWRFGPRSCQFMGMFFYISIYAGIFFMCIIALERHLAIARPLRFKHIRNLKFSRWIALGIWILIAVPPAIAFDKLFPKQANYTLCIEKYPSEGSFITYRLITLLVSFIIPLSFIVGLHRETVRSLMAINSLLSEEKRSIRGLLTLLVAVFVTVLGPYHFIGCVKYLGLLIHSSPCVWEKAVFVPYQLGRGFLSLNSLLDPVFYIFLRRDFRAAAGKYLPCLRRVRNRSYRTEKATSSTLDCD; encoded by the coding sequence ATGAGGAACCACTTCAATGTGAGCACCCTGGACATCTTGAGTGCACCAGCGATTGTGGGAAATGCTTGTGGAATCGACTTTAGTCAAGACGGCATCTTCCTTCCCATCTTGTATGGAATCTTCTTCATCATCGGCACTCCTTTAAACCTGTTGGCACTCTTTGGGCTCTACAAACTCATCCAGTCAGAGAATGTCCTACCTGTGTACGTCATAAACCTTCTGATCGCAGATCTAATTCAACTTCTGACTTTGCCTTTGTGGATGGACTACTATGCAAACGGACACTACTGGCGCTTCGGACCCCGGAGCTGTCAGTTCATGggtatgtttttttacattagcATTTACGCGGGCATCTTCTTCATGTGTATCATTGCTCTAGAACGTCACCTGGCCATCGCCAGACCTCTCAGGTTCAAGCATATCCGTAATTTGAAGTTTTCTCGCTGGATAGCACTTGGCATTTGGATTCTAATTGCGGTGCCTCCTGCCATTGCGTTCGACAAGCTCTTTCCCAAGCAGGCAAATTACACTCTTTGTATCGAGAAGTATCCCTCAGAGGGCAGTTTTATCACCTACAGGCTGATTACTCTGCTTGTGTCCTTCATCATACCCCTTAGCTTCATTGTTGGTCTCCACAGAGAGACCGTCCGATCGCTGATGGCAATCAACTCACTTTTATCCGAGGAGAAGAGGAGTATCAGGGGTCTGCTCACCCTTCTGGTGGCCGTATTTGTCACGGTGCTGGGGCCCTATCATTTCATCGGCTGTGTGAAGTACCTAGGACTGCTGATACACAGCAGTCCGTGCGTTTGGGAGAAGGCAGTGTTTGTGCCCTATCAGTTAGGACGAGGCTTTCTGAGCCTTAACAGCTTGCTGGATCCTGTGTTTTACATCTTTCTCCGCAGAGACTTTCGTGCTGCTGCTGGGAAGTACTTGCCCTGCCTGAGGAGAGTGAGAAACAGATCGTATCGGACAGAGAAAGCGACAAGCTCCACTCTAGACTGTGACTGA